A single region of the Gopherus evgoodei ecotype Sinaloan lineage chromosome 3, rGopEvg1_v1.p, whole genome shotgun sequence genome encodes:
- the NKX2-2 gene encoding homeobox protein Nkx-2.2 isoform X1 translates to MSLTNTKTGFSVKDILDLPDTNDEEGSLVEGADEENEGSEPPKKSGVLGQNPLEGVQTLPLKNPFYDTSDNPYTRWLASTESIQYSLHGLASGNSQQDSSSKSPDPSADESPDNDKEPSSAGDSGKKRKRRVLFSKAQTYELERRFRQQRYLSAPEREHLASLIRLTPTQVKIWFQNHRYKMKRARAEKGMEVTPLPSPRRVAVPVLVRDGKPCHTLKAQDLAAATFQAGIPFSAYSAQSLQHMQYNAPYSSASNPQYPTAHHLVQAQQWTW, encoded by the exons ATGTCTTTGACCAACACAAAGACGGGGTTTTCTGTAAAGGACATCCTAGACCTCCCTGACACCAATGATGAAGAGGGATCCCTCGTTGAAGGAGCGGATGAAGAGAATGAGGGGTCGGAGCCACCCAAGAAATCCGGAGTTCTGGGGCAAAACCCACTGGAGGGGGTTCAAACTCTGCCTTTGAAAAACCCTTTCTATGATACCAGTGACAATCCCTACACGCGATGGCTGGCCAGCACGGAAAGCATCCAGTATTCCT TGCACGGGCTGGCCTCCGGCAACTCCCAGCAGGACTCCTCCAGCAAATCCCCCGACCCCTCGGCCGACGAGTCCCCGGACAACGACAAGGAGCCGTCCAGCGCCGGCGACTCCGGCAAGAAGCGGAAGCGGAGGGTGCTCTTCTCCAAGGCGCAGACCTACGAGCTGGAGAGGCGGTTCCGACAGCAGCGGTACCTGTCGGCCCCCGAGCGGGAGCACCTGGCCAGCCTCATCCGCCTCACGCCCACCCAAGTGAAGATCTGGTTCCAGAACCACCGCTACAAGATGAAGCGGGCCCGGGCTGAGAAAGGTATGGAAGTGacgcctctcccctccccacgccGGGTAGCGGTGCCCGTCTTAGTCAGGGACGGCAAACCCTGCCACACGCTGAAAGCTCAGGACTTAGCCGCCGCCACTTTCCAGGCTGGGATCCCCTTCTCCGCCTATAGCGCCCAATCGCTTCAGCATATGCAATATAACGCCCCGTACAGCTCCGCCAGCAACCCCCAGTACCCTACAGCGCATCATTTGGTGCAGGCCCAACAATGGACTTGGTGA